The proteins below come from a single Prochlorococcus marinus CUG1415 genomic window:
- a CDS encoding ferredoxin:protochlorophyllide reductase (ATP-dependent) subunit N: protein MSKVELNKETGPREVFCGLTSIVWLHRRMPDAFFLVVGSRTCAHLIQSAAGVMIFAEPRFGTAILEEKDLAGLADAHEELDRVVNDLISRRPEIKTLFLVGSCPSEVIKLDLSTVAEKLNKRFSGQVRFVNYSGSGIETTFTQGEDGALKALIPLMESTDDEKLLLVGTLANNVEDRFKKIFNNIGITNVESFPPRQSTELPKIGKNTKVLLTQPYLSDTVRDLKHRGCEIIYAPFPLGVEGSTKWFLAGADAFEINELKVHEVIAPLANRARQALEKHTEILRGKKLFLLPESQLEISLARFLHNECGMKLIEVGTPYLNKDLMDEELNLLPDDTKIVEGQHVEKQLDRVRASSPDLVVCGMGLANPLEAEGISTKWSIEMVFSPIHGIDQAADLAGLFSRPLTRNQILTSKTLATH from the coding sequence ATGAGTAAAGTAGAACTTAATAAAGAAACAGGGCCAAGAGAAGTCTTTTGTGGACTAACTTCGATAGTTTGGTTACACAGAAGAATGCCAGATGCATTTTTTCTCGTTGTTGGATCAAGAACATGCGCACATTTAATCCAAAGTGCTGCAGGGGTAATGATTTTTGCTGAACCAAGATTTGGTACAGCTATTCTTGAAGAGAAAGATCTTGCTGGTCTTGCCGATGCTCACGAAGAACTCGATAGAGTAGTAAATGATCTTATTTCTAGGAGACCTGAAATAAAGACTCTTTTCCTAGTTGGTTCTTGCCCTAGTGAAGTAATCAAGCTAGATCTTTCAACTGTTGCCGAAAAATTAAACAAACGATTTTCAGGTCAAGTAAGGTTTGTGAACTACTCAGGTAGTGGAATCGAAACTACATTTACACAAGGAGAAGATGGCGCATTAAAAGCTCTTATCCCCTTAATGGAATCTACAGATGATGAGAAATTATTATTAGTTGGGACATTAGCTAATAATGTCGAAGATAGATTCAAGAAGATTTTCAATAATATTGGGATAACTAATGTTGAAAGTTTCCCCCCCAGGCAATCAACTGAATTACCAAAAATCGGAAAGAACACAAAGGTTTTATTAACTCAACCATACTTAAGTGATACAGTCAGGGACCTTAAACATCGAGGTTGTGAGATAATTTATGCTCCATTTCCATTAGGTGTGGAGGGCAGCACTAAATGGTTTTTAGCTGGGGCAGATGCTTTTGAAATTAATGAACTAAAAGTTCATGAGGTAATTGCTCCTTTAGCTAATAGAGCTAGGCAGGCACTAGAAAAACATACTGAAATATTAAGAGGAAAAAAATTATTCCTTTTACCTGAATCACAACTTGAGATTTCATTAGCACGATTCTTACATAACGAATGTGGAATGAAGCTAATTGAAGTTGGGACTCCCTATTTAAATAAAGATTTGATGGATGAGGAGCTTAATTTATTACCGGATGATACAAAAATAGTTGAAGGGCAACATGTAGAGAAACAACTTGATCGTGTTAGAGCTTCAAGTCCTGACTTGGTAGTTTGTGGAATGGGTTTAGCCAACCCACTGGAAGCCGAGGGTATTAGTACTAAATGGTCTATAGAAATGGTATTTAGCCCAATACACGGAATTGATCAAGCAGCTGATTTGGCTGGACTTTTCTCAAGGCCTTTAACAAGGAATCAAATACTTACATCCAAAACATTAGCGACTCATTAA
- a CDS encoding BMC domain-containing protein has product MEPTSSFNRGERKKGSSLVTGSEVQSQASGASCFITTDSEKSLVSRQASQVEQIELRTYVFLDSLQPQLAAYMGTVSRGFLPIPGDSCLWMEVSPGMAVHRVTDIALKASNVRLGQMIVERAFGSLALYHKDQSTVLHSGDVVLDAIGSEVRKRTKPATSWTEVIRAITPDHAVLINRQNRSGSMIQSGMSMFILETEPAGYVLKAANEAEKASNITVVDVKAVGAFGRLTLAGKEGDVEEAAAAAIRAIEEISNY; this is encoded by the coding sequence ATGGAACCAACTTCTAGCTTTAACAGAGGGGAACGAAAAAAAGGGAGTTCTCTTGTAACAGGATCTGAGGTACAATCTCAGGCCAGTGGTGCTAGCTGTTTTATTACTACTGATTCAGAAAAGTCTTTGGTATCCAGACAAGCAAGTCAAGTTGAGCAAATTGAGTTGAGAACATATGTTTTTTTAGATTCTCTGCAACCTCAATTAGCTGCATATATGGGAACGGTTAGTAGAGGTTTTTTACCTATCCCTGGTGATTCATGTCTTTGGATGGAAGTCTCACCTGGGATGGCAGTTCATAGAGTTACTGATATTGCCTTAAAAGCAAGTAATGTAAGACTTGGTCAGATGATTGTTGAAAGAGCATTTGGATCTCTTGCTCTTTACCATAAAGATCAAAGCACCGTTTTACATTCTGGAGATGTTGTTCTAGATGCTATTGGAAGTGAAGTTAGAAAAAGAACAAAACCTGCAACAAGTTGGACAGAAGTTATTCGAGCTATTACTCCAGATCATGCCGTTTTAATAAATAGACAAAACAGAAGTGGATCAATGATCCAATCTGGAATGAGCATGTTCATACTAGAAACTGAACCGGCTGGTTATGTTTTAAAAGCTGCAAACGAAGCTGAAAAAGCATCTAATATAACAGTTGTTGATGTTAAGGCAGTCGGAGCTTTTGGTAGATTAACTCTCGCGGGGAAAGAAGGAGATGTAGAAGAAGCCGCAGCAGCTGCTATAAGAGCAATTGAAGAAATTTCAAATTATTGA
- a CDS encoding non-canonical purine NTP pyrophosphatase — MSIPVLTIASGNHRKVSEISEMLDVLSLKVEKQPEYLNVEETGSNYFENALLKAKAASLETKTWALADDSGLEVDYLDGRPGIYSARYAKTNDEKIKKLISELKDSPYRSARFISCMVLCDPLGNLVKDTTGICWGEILKDPKYPNGEFESIFWVKEANCVYGELSQSQLSKLGSRGKAAKIMSPFLKKEIGLN; from the coding sequence TTGTCTATTCCAGTACTTACTATTGCTAGTGGGAATCACAGAAAGGTATCTGAAATTTCAGAAATGTTAGATGTTTTGTCTCTAAAAGTAGAAAAACAACCGGAATATTTAAATGTAGAAGAAACTGGCTCTAATTACTTTGAGAATGCCTTATTAAAAGCTAAAGCAGCTTCTTTAGAGACAAAAACATGGGCATTAGCAGATGATTCAGGTCTTGAGGTGGATTATTTAGATGGTCGGCCAGGGATATATTCTGCTCGATATGCCAAAACAAATGATGAAAAAATTAAAAAATTAATTAGTGAACTTAAAGACAGTCCATACAGAAGTGCAAGATTTATAAGTTGTATGGTTTTATGTGATCCTTTAGGAAACTTAGTTAAAGATACAACTGGAATTTGCTGGGGAGAAATTCTTAAGGACCCCAAATACCCAAATGGGGAATTCGAATCTATTTTTTGGGTTAAAGAAGCTAACTGTGTTTACGGAGAGCTCTCACAATCACAACTAAGTAAATTAGGCAGTAGGGGTAAAGCTGCGAAAATTATGTCGCCTTTTTTAAAAAAAGAAATAGGTTTAAATTAA
- a CDS encoding BMC domain-containing protein, with protein sequence MATETMGIALGMIETRGLVPAIEAADAMTKAAEVRLIGREFVGGGYVTVLVRGETGAVNAAVRAGADACERVGDGLVAAHIIARPHREVEPALGNGEFLGQKD encoded by the coding sequence ATGGCTACAGAAACAATGGGTATCGCTCTCGGCATGATCGAGACACGCGGACTTGTACCTGCAATCGAAGCAGCAGACGCAATGACCAAGGCAGCAGAAGTTCGTCTTATTGGTCGTGAATTCGTAGGTGGCGGTTATGTCACAGTATTAGTTAGAGGCGAAACAGGCGCAGTTAACGCAGCTGTTAGAGCTGGTGCTGATGCTTGTGAAAGAGTTGGTGACGGTTTAGTTGCAGCTCACATTATTGCTCGTCCTCATAGAGAAGTTGAACCTGCTCTTGGAAACGGTGAATTTCTTGGTCAAAAGGACTAA
- a CDS encoding form I ribulose bisphosphate carboxylase large subunit, with amino-acid sequence MSKKYDAGVKEYRDTYWTPEYVPLDTDLLACFKCTGQEGVPREEVAAAVAAESSTGTWSTVWSELLTDLEFYKGRCYRIEDVPGDPEAFYAFIAYPLDLFEEGSITNVLTSLVGNVFGFKALRHLRLEDIRFPIAFIKTCGGPPNGIVVERDRLNKYGRPLLGCTIKPKLGLSGKNYGRVVYECLRGGLDLTKDDENINSQPFQRWRERFEFVAEAVKLAQQETGEVKGHYLNCTANTPEELYERAEFAKELDMPIIMHDYITGGFTANTGLANWCRKNGMLLHIHRAMHAVIDRHPKHGIHFRVLAKCLRLSGGDQLHTGTVVGKLEGDRQTTLGYIDNLRESFVPEDRSRGNFFDQDWGSMPGVFAVASGGIHVWHMPALLAIFGDDSCLQFGGGTHGHPWGSAAGAAANRVALEACVKARNAGREIEKESRDILMEAAKHSPELAIALETWKEIKFEFDTVDKLDVQG; translated from the coding sequence ATGAGTAAGAAGTATGATGCAGGGGTAAAGGAGTACAGAGATACCTACTGGACTCCAGAATATGTACCCCTAGACACCGATTTACTAGCCTGTTTCAAATGTACAGGCCAAGAAGGTGTCCCAAGAGAAGAGGTTGCAGCGGCTGTTGCGGCTGAATCTTCAACAGGTACTTGGTCAACAGTTTGGTCCGAGTTACTTACAGACCTAGAATTTTATAAAGGACGTTGTTATCGAATCGAAGACGTTCCTGGAGATCCTGAAGCTTTTTATGCTTTTATCGCATATCCTTTAGATCTTTTCGAAGAAGGTTCAATTACAAACGTATTAACATCTCTTGTTGGAAACGTTTTTGGATTTAAAGCTCTAAGACATTTACGTCTAGAAGATATTAGATTCCCAATTGCTTTTATTAAAACTTGCGGTGGTCCACCAAACGGAATCGTAGTTGAAAGAGATCGTCTAAACAAATACGGAAGACCTCTTCTTGGCTGTACCATTAAACCTAAATTAGGTTTGTCTGGTAAAAACTATGGTCGAGTTGTATATGAGTGTCTTAGAGGTGGTCTTGATTTAACTAAGGATGATGAGAATATTAACTCTCAACCATTCCAACGTTGGAGAGAGAGATTTGAGTTTGTTGCAGAGGCGGTTAAGCTTGCTCAGCAAGAGACTGGAGAAGTTAAAGGTCACTATCTAAACTGTACAGCTAACACTCCTGAAGAACTCTATGAAAGAGCCGAATTTGCAAAAGAGCTAGATATGCCAATCATCATGCATGATTATATAACTGGTGGTTTTACTGCAAATACTGGTTTGGCTAACTGGTGTCGTAAAAATGGCATGCTTCTGCATATTCACAGAGCTATGCATGCTGTTATTGATAGACATCCAAAGCATGGTATTCATTTCAGAGTTCTAGCAAAATGTTTGAGGCTCTCCGGAGGAGACCAATTACATACTGGAACTGTTGTTGGAAAACTTGAAGGTGATCGTCAAACAACTCTTGGTTACATTGATAACTTAAGAGAGTCATTTGTTCCTGAAGATAGATCAAGAGGTAACTTCTTTGATCAGGATTGGGGTTCAATGCCTGGAGTATTTGCAGTCGCCTCGGGTGGTATTCACGTTTGGCATATGCCTGCACTTTTAGCGATTTTTGGAGATGACTCTTGTCTTCAGTTCGGTGGAGGAACACATGGTCATCCATGGGGTTCAGCTGCTGGAGCTGCAGCTAACAGAGTAGCTTTAGAAGCTTGTGTAAAAGCACGTAATGCTGGTCGCGAAATCGAAAAAGAGAGTAGAGACATTCTTATGGAAGCTGCTAAGCATAGTCCTGAATTAGCTATTGCTCTTGAAACTTGGAAGGAAATCAAATTTGAGTTTGATACCGTCGACAAGCTTGACGTTCAAGGTTAA
- a CDS encoding ribulose bisphosphate carboxylase small subunit has translation MPFQSTVGDYQTVATLETFGFLPPMTQEEIYDQIAYIIAQGWSPVIEHVHPSGSMQTYWSYWKLPFFGEKDLNLVVSELEACHRAYPDHHVRIIGYDAYTQSQGTAFVVFQGR, from the coding sequence ATGCCTTTCCAGAGCACAGTAGGCGACTATCAAACAGTTGCAACCCTGGAAACATTCGGTTTCTTACCACCGATGACCCAGGAAGAAATATACGATCAAATTGCATACATAATTGCTCAAGGTTGGAGTCCTGTTATTGAGCATGTTCACCCTAGTGGAAGTATGCAAACTTATTGGTCTTATTGGAAACTCCCATTCTTTGGTGAAAAAGATCTTAACTTGGTTGTAAGTGAATTAGAGGCATGTCATAGAGCATACCCTGATCACCACGTAAGAATCATCGGCTACGATGCTTACACTCAAAGCCAAGGGACAGCATTTGTAGTTTTCCAAGGACGTTAA
- the csoS2 gene encoding carboxysome assembly protein CsoS2 → MSKKTSREIALERRKAMSDGGKKAAAYSSTTQDRVRSSQDIQNSGIQSSPNTKNITKPAIKHIPKTQVTRKSSSTTLSSKELVIKRRKAMSTHGKSAISSSDRTRTDVKKEITVNELESTVSKNQEVQNSNNIETKTSKPNVKRRINQKKKPITNTSRDIVLARREAQSKHGKSASKQNTSAASLARRGDPDLSSREISQRVRELRSKTGATGNKGNGKCRPCGPNKNGAKQNIADASWKVGKSETDSGQIVTGTQANRSVKTTGNEASTCRTVTGTQYMGAEVIDQFCQDKPSYKQPLRSTVTSTTSGNKVTGNEVGRSERVTGDEPGTCKNLTGTEYISANQSQKYCGDVPKNPSKVKHSITTDGLKVSGSLPGRSTLVTGDESGSGKQLTGDQYLGSEPNPKGKAFEKVGTYNTLNGNNVTGTGVGRSEHMTGNEHGSCKNVTGDEYIGSQQYEKFCGSKPKPEARKVGLSLSSKSNLISGTMTGRSKIVTGDEPGSCKVLTGTPYAGLDQINENCSNEISEDMKSRATVNSGNNSNARLTGHQPGIGGVMTGAKKGACKNLTGTPYVGGDQFSKACDNPPHDNAYANQEKSAGNSWKEFSVNSPSRDKYSEKNTQGVTGNQYENGSKITGPFDMAGDKVTGTEQFRFEPNKNITYKQKMQLEEEERVSKTPERRVASRITGEGQSVGNVTGDDWDRGDKVTGTEGASSRKRNPSRAGFIGAMPPLEVKRNEETEKPDFLITGSSGNTREGQLVTFSGGARG, encoded by the coding sequence ATGTCAAAAAAAACCAGTAGAGAGATTGCACTAGAAAGAAGAAAGGCGATGAGTGATGGCGGTAAAAAAGCTGCTGCTTATTCTTCAACTACTCAAGATAGAGTTCGATCTTCTCAAGATATTCAGAATTCTGGGATTCAGTCTTCTCCTAACACTAAAAATATTACTAAACCAGCAATAAAACATATTCCAAAAACTCAGGTAACTAGAAAGTCTTCTTCAACAACTTTATCTAGTAAAGAGTTAGTTATAAAGAGAAGAAAAGCAATGTCCACTCATGGTAAATCAGCTATATCTTCATCTGATAGAACTCGTACTGATGTTAAAAAAGAAATTACTGTAAATGAACTTGAATCAACTGTAAGTAAAAATCAAGAAGTTCAAAATTCAAATAATATAGAAACTAAAACATCCAAACCAAACGTTAAAAGAAGAATTAATCAGAAGAAAAAGCCTATTACTAATACAAGTAGAGATATTGTTTTAGCGAGAAGAGAAGCTCAATCTAAGCATGGTAAATCAGCATCAAAACAAAATACTAGTGCAGCTTCTTTAGCTAGAAGGGGAGACCCAGATTTAAGTAGTAGAGAAATTTCTCAGAGAGTAAGAGAGCTAAGAAGTAAAACTGGCGCCACAGGTAATAAAGGTAATGGTAAATGTAGACCATGTGGCCCAAATAAAAATGGAGCTAAACAAAATATTGCTGATGCTAGTTGGAAAGTTGGCAAAAGTGAAACTGATTCAGGTCAAATAGTTACTGGAACACAAGCCAATAGATCTGTAAAAACTACAGGAAATGAAGCAAGTACATGTAGAACAGTTACTGGTACCCAATATATGGGAGCAGAAGTAATTGATCAATTTTGTCAAGATAAACCAAGTTATAAACAACCACTTAGATCTACTGTTACTTCAACAACATCGGGGAATAAAGTAACAGGTAATGAAGTTGGTAGATCTGAGAGGGTTACAGGGGATGAACCAGGAACTTGTAAAAATCTTACAGGTACTGAATATATATCAGCTAATCAATCCCAGAAGTATTGTGGTGATGTCCCAAAAAACCCTTCAAAGGTTAAACATAGTATTACAACTGATGGATTAAAAGTATCTGGATCCCTTCCCGGTAGATCAACCCTAGTCACTGGAGATGAATCAGGTTCTGGGAAACAATTAACAGGAGATCAATATCTTGGATCTGAGCCAAATCCAAAAGGTAAAGCATTTGAAAAAGTAGGAACTTACAACACTCTTAATGGGAATAATGTAACTGGTACAGGAGTAGGCAGATCAGAGCATATGACAGGTAATGAGCATGGTAGTTGTAAAAATGTAACTGGTGATGAGTACATAGGATCTCAACAATATGAGAAGTTTTGCGGTTCAAAACCAAAACCAGAAGCTAGGAAAGTAGGTTTAAGCCTTTCTTCAAAGTCTAATTTGATAAGTGGGACTATGACAGGAAGATCAAAAATCGTAACTGGAGATGAACCAGGTTCCTGCAAAGTATTAACAGGAACACCATATGCAGGTTTAGATCAGATTAATGAAAATTGTAGTAATGAAATTTCAGAAGATATGAAATCCCGAGCAACAGTTAATTCTGGAAATAATTCAAATGCCAGACTTACAGGACATCAACCAGGTATTGGTGGAGTAATGACAGGGGCTAAGAAAGGTGCTTGTAAGAACTTAACAGGAACTCCTTATGTTGGTGGCGATCAGTTCTCAAAAGCTTGTGATAATCCTCCACATGATAATGCTTATGCTAATCAGGAAAAGTCAGCAGGTAATTCTTGGAAAGAATTCTCCGTTAATTCACCATCAAGAGATAAATATTCTGAAAAAAATACTCAGGGTGTTACAGGTAATCAATATGAGAATGGTTCAAAGATAACAGGACCATTTGATATGGCAGGAGATAAAGTCACTGGAACTGAACAATTCAGATTTGAACCTAATAAAAATATTACTTATAAACAAAAAATGCAACTTGAAGAGGAAGAACGTGTTTCAAAGACACCAGAAAGAAGAGTTGCCTCTAGGATTACTGGTGAAGGACAATCAGTGGGAAACGTAACTGGTGATGATTGGGATCGTGGAGATAAAGTAACCGGAACAGAGGGAGCTTCTTCTAGGAAGAGAAATCCATCAAGAGCAGGATTCATTGGTGCAATGCCCCCGTTAGAGGTTAAAAGAAATGAAGAAACAGAAAAACCAGATTTCTTGATAACTGGATCTAGTGGTAATACTCGTGAAGGACAACTTGTTACCTTTTCAGGTGGTGCAAGAGGTTAA
- a CDS encoding carboxysome shell carbonic anhydrase, which produces MPLRGLAKAKNFTLGPTAPMKTFTENIHIQTKESNDLRNSGKSHKLTNNIQNEKLYRYDSQIKSDFDEIVPTLKEIARIQHHEDFINTAQSISRKNLGIDLPLHVLDKSWVKPLDMRALYAWCAFKQHEKLSDNFFKNDPLEGAAGSRSAQDFEKFILDCGIHLLDITPCSDGRLAHSVAYVMRIPFSSVRRRSHAGAMFDIENTVNRWVKTEHKRYRENIPNEAHKNTRYLKVVTYHFSSVDPLHQGCAAHGSNDELAAEEGRNKLYAFKEAVENSFCCGASVDLMLIGLDTDTDSLKIHLTTSDGNIDLEKTISTLEIYNSTINFSKDDAEREICQIISKQSSKDKLQGIEKFIYKLIVNNISQIDYVKNFHNSSYKDIGHAERFIGVGIGFKEVHLRNLTYFAHLDTVEEGAPDLDVGVKIFTGLNISKDLPIPVVIRFDYSGKVPGAKERAIKDCERVNNAISIRYKNLVDQGLLHTCSTIRDRDKIHSAQIIGMSLDKKTEEAH; this is translated from the coding sequence ATGCCTTTAAGAGGACTGGCTAAAGCCAAGAACTTCACATTGGGGCCAACGGCTCCAATGAAAACTTTTACGGAAAATATTCATATACAAACTAAAGAATCAAATGATTTGAGAAATTCGGGAAAGTCTCATAAATTAACTAATAATATACAAAATGAAAAGCTTTATAGATACGACAGCCAAATAAAAAGTGATTTTGACGAAATTGTTCCAACTCTCAAGGAAATTGCTCGAATTCAACATCATGAAGATTTTATAAATACTGCTCAGTCAATATCAAGAAAAAATTTAGGAATAGATTTACCCCTTCATGTATTAGATAAATCTTGGGTTAAACCTCTTGATATGAGAGCTCTATATGCATGGTGTGCTTTCAAGCAGCATGAGAAACTTAGTGACAATTTTTTTAAAAATGACCCTCTTGAAGGAGCTGCTGGTAGTAGAAGTGCTCAAGACTTTGAAAAATTTATTTTAGATTGTGGAATACATTTACTTGATATAACTCCTTGTTCCGATGGGAGATTAGCTCATTCAGTAGCATATGTTATGAGAATACCTTTTAGTTCAGTAAGAAGAAGATCTCATGCTGGTGCAATGTTTGATATTGAAAATACAGTAAATCGATGGGTAAAAACTGAACATAAAAGATATAGAGAAAATATCCCTAATGAAGCTCATAAAAATACAAGATACTTAAAAGTTGTAACTTATCATTTTAGTTCTGTAGATCCTTTGCATCAGGGATGTGCAGCTCATGGGAGTAATGACGAGTTAGCTGCAGAAGAAGGTAGAAATAAATTATATGCTTTCAAAGAGGCTGTAGAGAATAGTTTTTGCTGCGGAGCATCTGTTGATTTAATGTTAATTGGGCTCGACACAGACACTGATTCATTAAAAATACATTTGACAACTAGTGATGGCAATATAGATTTAGAAAAAACTATTTCTACTTTAGAAATTTATAATTCAACAATAAACTTTTCAAAAGATGATGCTGAGAGAGAAATATGTCAGATAATTTCTAAGCAGTCTTCCAAAGATAAACTTCAAGGAATAGAAAAATTTATCTATAAATTAATTGTTAATAATATATCTCAAATTGATTATGTGAAAAATTTTCATAATAGCTCTTATAAAGATATTGGTCATGCTGAGAGATTTATTGGAGTTGGTATAGGTTTCAAAGAAGTCCACCTCAGAAATTTAACTTATTTTGCTCATTTAGATACTGTAGAAGAAGGGGCGCCAGATTTAGATGTAGGAGTTAAGATTTTTACTGGATTAAATATTTCTAAAGATCTACCAATTCCAGTAGTTATAAGATTTGATTACTCTGGCAAAGTGCCTGGAGCAAAAGAGAGAGCAATAAAAGATTGTGAAAGAGTTAATAATGCGATATCAATTAGATATAAAAATTTAGTTGACCAAGGATTGTTACATACTTGCTCTACTATTAGAGATAGGGACAAAATTCATTCCGCCCAAATTATTGGAATGTCTTTAGATAAAAAAACAGAGGAGGCTCACTAG
- a CDS encoding carboxysome peptide A, which translates to MLICKVVKPLVSTNRIPGFEHKHLQVVLDGSSSKVAVDAVGCKPGDWVICVGSSAAREAAGSKSYPSDLTIVGIIDHWDPDNSKN; encoded by the coding sequence ATGTTAATTTGCAAGGTTGTAAAACCACTAGTATCTACTAATAGGATTCCTGGTTTTGAACATAAACATCTACAGGTTGTTTTAGATGGCTCTTCAAGTAAGGTTGCTGTGGATGCTGTTGGCTGTAAGCCAGGAGATTGGGTTATTTGTGTTGGGAGTTCTGCTGCTAGAGAAGCTGCAGGAAGTAAATCTTATCCAAGCGATTTAACCATTGTTGGCATAATTGATCATTGGGATCCTGATAACTCAAAAAACTAG
- a CDS encoding carboxysome peptide B — protein sequence MEIMKVLGRMVCTQRVAGLGHMNLRILENNKGKKLVAVDPVGAREGNWVFTASGSAARFACPNPEVQTDLTIGGIIDYWEND from the coding sequence GTGGAAATAATGAAGGTATTAGGAAGGATGGTATGTACTCAAAGAGTAGCTGGCTTAGGTCATATGAATTTGCGAATTTTGGAAAATAACAAAGGAAAGAAATTAGTTGCTGTTGATCCTGTTGGAGCTAGAGAAGGAAACTGGGTTTTTACTGCTAGTGGCTCTGCTGCAAGATTTGCTTGCCCTAATCCAGAAGTTCAAACCGATTTAACTATTGGCGGTATTATCGATTATTGGGAGAATGATTAA